The following coding sequences are from one archaeon BMS3Bbin15 window:
- the gatA gene encoding glutamyl-tRNA(Gln) amidotransferase subunit A, whose amino-acid sequence MQGAELVEVNLPNLNKALPTYYLTVFVEFFSATRKYDGRRYGYRIEDVCGEEILRRIHIGSYISQKEYSGKYYRKALQFRSLITRELLEALKDIDLIAGPTTPKLPHRLGEKISTLDMYSYDVLTVPANLAGIPAGVTRAGEVGNIPVGIQFQAKPLEEQKIFNAMLALEESS is encoded by the coding sequence ATGCAGGGTGCCGAGCTGGTAGAAGTTAACCTCCCAAATCTCAATAAAGCTCTTCCAACCTACTACCTGACAGTATTTGTGGAGTTTTTCTCTGCCACAAGGAAATATGATGGCAGGAGATATGGTTACAGAATTGAGGATGTTTGTGGTGAGGAAATTCTGAGAAGGATTCATATAGGTAGCTATATCAGCCAGAAGGAATACTCAGGAAAGTACTACAGGAAAGCTCTCCAGTTCAGGTCTCTGATTACAAGAGAGCTTCTGGAGGCTCTGAAAGATATTGACTTAATCGCAGGGCCTACAACACCAAAACTACCCCACAGGCTGGGTGAGAAAATTTCCACTCTGGATATGTATTCTTATGATGTTTTAACTGTTCCAGCAAATCTGGCAGGAATACCTGCAGGGGTTACTAGAGCAGGTGAAGTCGGAAATATCCCTGTTGGAATACAGTTTCAGGCAAAACCTCTTGAAGAACAGAAGATTTTCAATGCAATGCTTGCTCTGGAGGAGAGTTCATGA
- a CDS encoding glutamine amidotransferase: protein MAIENAKGEHLGYFETLAEARGIEVKYRRLWKGDNIEGAMRYDLAVILGGPMSVNEEEKFPYLAEEKSFIKRTIGADKPLLGICLGSQLIASALGAEVYPSKGKGRELGWYPLRLTEEGKKDIALSEFPESFDVFQWHGETFDLPENAILLASSELYKNQAFRIGKSYALQFHFEVTWDMILDWSKGAPEIRDMITRIKDEKLEELNSKAEIFFDRWLEIAGI from the coding sequence TTGGCTATTGAAAATGCAAAAGGAGAACATCTCGGATACTTTGAAACACTTGCTGAAGCGAGAGGCATAGAGGTGAAGTACAGGAGATTGTGGAAGGGTGATAATATCGAGGGAGCCATGAGATATGACCTTGCGGTTATTCTCGGAGGGCCAATGAGTGTTAATGAAGAGGAGAAATTCCCCTATCTTGCTGAAGAAAAAAGTTTTATTAAGAGAACCATTGGAGCTGATAAGCCTCTCCTCGGTATCTGTCTGGGCTCCCAGCTCATAGCCAGTGCCCTTGGAGCAGAGGTTTACCCAAGTAAAGGTAAGGGGAGGGAGCTTGGCTGGTATCCTCTAAGGCTGACTGAAGAAGGAAAAAAGGACATAGCTTTATCCGAATTTCCTGAGAGTTTTGATGTTTTCCAGTGGCATGGTGAAACCTTTGACCTTCCAGAAAATGCAATACTCCTTGCATCTTCAGAGCTTTATAAAAATCAGGCCTTCCGTATAGGAAAGAGCTATGCTCTGCAATTCCACTTTGAAGTAACGTGGGATATGATTCTCGACTGGTCTAAGGGGGCTCCTGAGATAAGAGATATGATTACCAGAATTAAAGATGAAAAGCTTGAGGAACTCAATTCAAAGGCAGAGATATTCTTTGACAGATGGCTGGAGATAGCAGGAATTTAA
- the gatB_1 gene encoding aspartyl/glutamyl-tRNA(Asn/Gln) amidotransferase subunit B, which produces MKITIGLEIHEQIATNTKLFCNCSTSYREVKPNSNICEICTGMPGAKPMPPNRKAIDAAIEIALMLNCEIIQEPVYIQRKHYSYPDLPSGYQRTSLPIAKNGNLLGIGIWEVHFEEDPGKYDPITGRVDYNRSGVPLVEIVTAPQLHSPEEARNFLRELTKVLQYTGKTREEGGTMRVDTNISLEGGARVEIKNINSVRGAYKALLFEITRQKNLMTHGRSVKRETRAFIESQMITRAMRVKEEAEDYRYLPDPDLPPVVITNEKIEYIKNILPEAPHLKEKRFIVEYKIKADDAKIIASELELANAFEKVARVIPAQQAAGWIRDEVKRVLEYNGISFKNSGIEPDYIIELLNMVNSGKITVKTAKKVMELLPELKKSPGIIVEEKGWVKINDEGYVEAACEEALKENPGAVKDYLSGKREALNFIVGRVMSKTRGRADPARILEILRKKVEEVIK; this is translated from the coding sequence ATGAAAATCACTATAGGGCTTGAGATTCACGAGCAGATTGCAACAAATACAAAGCTATTTTGCAATTGCTCAACCAGCTACAGAGAGGTGAAACCAAATTCAAATATCTGCGAGATATGCACAGGTATGCCTGGAGCAAAACCCATGCCTCCCAACAGAAAAGCTATAGATGCTGCTATTGAAATCGCCCTCATGCTCAACTGTGAAATTATTCAGGAGCCAGTTTACATCCAGAGGAAACATTACAGCTACCCTGACCTGCCAAGTGGATACCAGAGAACTTCTTTACCTATAGCGAAGAATGGCAACCTTCTGGGTATAGGTATATGGGAAGTGCATTTTGAGGAAGACCCAGGTAAATATGACCCTATTACAGGAAGAGTTGACTACAACCGTTCTGGAGTACCACTTGTAGAGATAGTAACTGCACCCCAGCTTCATTCTCCTGAGGAAGCAAGAAATTTCCTTAGAGAGTTAACAAAGGTTCTTCAGTACACAGGTAAAACCAGAGAAGAAGGTGGGACAATGCGTGTTGACACAAACATCAGCCTTGAAGGAGGGGCAAGAGTTGAAATCAAGAATATAAACTCGGTTAGAGGTGCTTACAAAGCACTTCTGTTCGAAATTACAAGACAGAAGAATCTTATGACGCATGGAAGGTCTGTTAAAAGGGAAACAAGAGCTTTTATTGAGTCTCAGATGATTACAAGGGCAATGCGTGTCAAGGAAGAGGCTGAAGATTACCGTTATCTACCTGACCCTGACCTTCCACCCGTTGTAATTACAAATGAGAAAATTGAATATATAAAAAATATTCTGCCAGAGGCACCCCATCTCAAGGAGAAACGTTTTATTGTTGAGTATAAAATCAAAGCTGATGATGCAAAGATAATAGCCAGTGAACTCGAACTTGCCAATGCATTTGAGAAAGTCGCCAGGGTAATACCAGCCCAGCAGGCTGCAGGCTGGATAAGAGATGAGGTGAAGAGAGTTCTGGAATACAATGGTATAAGCTTCAAGAATAGTGGAATAGAGCCAGATTATATAATTGAGCTTTTAAATATGGTGAACTCCGGAAAAATCACTGTGAAGACAGCAAAAAAGGTAATGGAACTTCTTCCGGAACTCAAAAAGTCACCCGGAATTATTGTGGAAGAGAAGGGCTGGGTTAAAATCAATGACGAGGGTTATGTTGAGGCTGCCTGCGAAGAGGCTCTGAAGGAAAACCCTGGGGCTGTGAAGGATTACCTTTCCGGAAAGAGGGAGGCACTCAATTTTATTGTGGGCAGGGTAATGTCAAAAACCAGAGGAAGGGCGGACCCTGCCAGGATTCTAGAGATTCTCAGAAAAAAGGTTGAAGAGGTGATAAAATAA